Genomic window (Methanocella sp.):
TCATGCCAGTTAAAGCGAGGCCGGCCGACGGGATGCCTGACGTACTTATTGTTGATAAGCCGCAGGACATACGGCTGATATTTAGCGAAAAGCATAACATGGTCCTGAAGCTCGTAATGGAGAAAGAGCTTTCCATTTCCGATATTGCCCGGGCGCTGAACATGAATCCCGGGTCGGCATATTATTACCTGAAGGAGCTGGAAAAGCATGGTCTGGTCAGGCTCGTGCGCGAGGAGGTCAAGGGCGGTATCGTTAAAAAGTACTACCGGGCGGCCGCCCGGCGTATCCTCATGGATACGCCCGACTTTAACCGCCGGCAACTGTCGATGCCGGCCGCGGACCTGGCAGGGCACCTTCTCAGGTCGGTCGAATTCCTGGGATATCACGTGTTACCCGATAACGTCGAGGATGCAAAGGACCTGCTGTTACGCTACGACCGGCGTGTTCGGGAGCTCATCTTCGACCTGGAAAACCGGGGCCTCGGGAACGTAGAAAATAATGCCATCACGCTCCAAAACTCGTACTACCTGATCTTGAGTATCCAGTCTAAGAGCGACCCGGAAATGGGCAGGATATTGAGCGAGTTCGATAAGCTGTTCCTGCCATACGAATGACCCGCTTTTACTTTTTTTAATGGTTTGTCCAGTAATAAAAAGCGCATAATAAGGCGAAATAACTGCTTATTTTCTGCCCAATGTTTTAGTAAGGGCCGGGAGTACCTTATTTCTGGAGGGGAAATATGGAGAGGATACGAGCGCTGCTCATCGCAGCCAGCCTTATTATATGCCTGTCTTTAGCATCCGTCCCTTGCGGTGCACAATTCCTCGGCGCGGGCATCGCGCTCAACAAGCACCTCGGCGACACGATCAACTTCGACTTCGGGAAGAACATCGGCGTCGGCAACTCCGCCTTCGGCCTGGCGGGCCTGGACGTGTCTGTCACGTGGGGCGCGGACTATAACCTGGCGGCCATGGCCGGATACCCGTATGGCTATGGGGGCCTGGGCGCCGTGACGCAGGGCGACCTGGGCTATAATCTTGGCGTGACGGTGGATGCTGTGCAGGGAGCCGGATTTGACGGCAGCGCCTGGGGCATACCGCAGGCGGAGCAGGGCATCACGAGGACGCACTTTGAGCAGGGGATCGCCGAGAAT
Coding sequences:
- a CDS encoding winged helix-turn-helix domain-containing protein encodes the protein MPVKARPADGMPDVLIVDKPQDIRLIFSEKHNMVLKLVMEKELSISDIARALNMNPGSAYYYLKELEKHGLVRLVREEVKGGIVKKYYRAAARRILMDTPDFNRRQLSMPAADLAGHLLRSVEFLGYHVLPDNVEDAKDLLLRYDRRVRELIFDLENRGLGNVENNAITLQNSYYLILSIQSKSDPEMGRILSEFDKLFLPYE